The Populus alba chromosome 6, ASM523922v2, whole genome shotgun sequence genome contains a region encoding:
- the LOC118053012 gene encoding G2/mitotic-specific cyclin S13-7: MASRVQQHQQEVRGEALAGVNKNVKKNAAAGEGKNRRALGDIGNLVTVRGMEGKPQPSRPITRSFCAQLLANAQAAAALENKKQVCVNVEKVPAAGVDGVDAVGRKVAVKKPAQKKVTVKPKPEEVVVISPDSEEVVKQEKPVKKKKEEKPTLTSVLTARSKAACGIANKLKEQIIDIDAADVNNDLAGVEYVEDIYKFYKLAENESRPNNYMDMQPEINEKMRAILVDWLVDVHQKFQLSPETFYLTINIIDRFLSVKTVPRRELQLVGIGATLMASKYEEIWAPEVNDLVCISDRAYSHEQILVMEKAILANLEWTLTVPTHYVFLARFIKASIPEKEVENMVNFIAELGMMHYDTTMFCPSMVAASAVYVARCTLNKTPFWTDTLKKHTGFSEPQLKDCAGLLVYFHSKAAEHRLQTVYRKYSKPERGAVALLPPAKNLLPGGLSK; the protein is encoded by the exons ATGGCTTCAAGGGTtcaacaacatcaacaagaagtcagag GTGAAGCACTTGCAGGTGTAAACAAGAACGTGAAGAAAAATGCAGCAGCGGGTGAAGGAAAAAACCGCCGTGCTCTTGGCGATATTGGTAATCTTGTTACCGTTAGAGGAATGGAAGGCAAACCTCAGCCAAGTCGCCCCATTACTAG GAGTTTCTGTGCTCAATTGCTTGCCAATGCTCAAGCTGCGGCAGCTTTAGAGAACAAG AAACAAGTCTGTGTCAATGTGGAAAAGGTGCCTGCTGCTGGTGTTGATGGAGTGGATGCAGTGGGTAGGAAAGTTGCAGTGAAAAAGCCAGCGCAGAAGAAAGTTACTGTGAAGCCAAAGCCTGAAGAGGTGGTTGTCATAAGCCCCGATAGTGAAGAGGTTGTTAAGCAAGAGAAGCcagtgaagaagaaaaaggaagagaagccAACTCTTACTTCAGTCCTCACTGCTAGAAGCAAG GCTGCTTGTGGTATTGCAAACAAATTAAAGGAGCAGATCATTGATATTGACGCAGCAGATGTTAACAATGATTTGGCTGGGGTTGAATACGTTGAGGACATCTACAAGTTCTACAAGCTAGCTGAG AATGAGAGCCGGCCTAATAATTACATGGACATGCAGCCTGAGATAAATGAGAAAATGAGAGCCATTCTTGTGGATTGGTTGGTTGATGTCCACCAGAAATTTCAGCTCTCACCTGAGACTTTTTACCTCACAATCAATATCATTGATAGGTTCCTTTCAGTAAAGACAGTTCCAAGAAGGGAATTGCAGCTTGTGGGCATCGGTGCCACACTTATGGCTTCCAAGTATGAAGAGATATGGGCTCCTGAG GTAAATGATTTAGTGTGCATTTCAGACAGAGCTTACAGTCATGAACAGATTCTAGTTATGGAGAAGGCAATATTGGCAAACCTGGAATGGACATTGACAGTGCCTACACACTATGTATTCCTTGCTCGTTTCATCAAAGCATCAATTCCTGAGAAGGAA gTGGAGAACATGGTCAATTTTATAGCTGAGTTGGGCATGATGCATTATGACACTACCATGTTTTGTCCATCAATGGTTGCTGCCTCAGCAGTTTATGTGGCTCGATGCACCCTAAACAAAACCCCTTTCTGGACAGACACCCTCAAGAAGCACACTGGTTTCTCGGAACCACAACTTAA GGATTGTGCTGGATTGCTTGTGTATTTCCACTCCAAAGCCGCAGAACATAGACTTCAGACTGTGTACAGGAAGTACTCAAAGCCTGAGCGAGGAGCTGTTGCCCTACTTCCACCAGCCAAAAATCTCTTGCCTGGTGGATTGAGTAAATGA
- the LOC118053013 gene encoding stomatal closure-related actin-binding protein 2 has translation MTKISPEIEENMQGEVIFPVSADVSFASDGFPKYKLGPDNQILEEPKEDNKGPSLKEVVEQETMQLSDQHKRLSVRDLACKFDKNLTAAAKLAEEAKLREVASLEGHVLLKKLRDALESLRGRMAGRNKEDVEKAISMVEALAVKLTQNEGELIQEKFEVKKLANFLKQASEDAKKLVNQEKSFACAEIESARAVVQRIGEALDEEERDAQNSKNQAADVEELVEEVQEARRIKLLHQPSKVMDMEHELRALRNQIREKSIVSVKLQKELAKSKRAEQNKSAPYVLDGSETLGSSLQLKPRSDGSPPLSKCSVQWYRVSSEGSQHEVISGADKTFYAPEPFDVGRVLQVDIVSNGQKVSVTTSGPIEPAAGLASHVENLLRKSSFEFSVVISQMNGQDHASHSVHVFNVGKMRIKLCRGWITKAREIYSMSMLLCGVRTNSNTAAKSLFWQPRKGLSFVLTFNSERDRNAAIMLARKYAYDCNGVILAGPEDQA, from the exons ATGACGAAGATAAGTCCAGAAATTGAGGAAAATATGCAGGGAGAAGTAATTTTTCCTGTTTCGGCTGATGTCAGCTTTGCTTCTGATGGGTttccaaaatataaattaggACCTGATAATCAGATTTTGGAAGAGCCGAAGGAGGACAACAAGGGTCCATCTTTAAAGGAAGTTGTTGAACAGGAAACTATGCAGCTTTCAGATCAGCACAAGCGACTCTCAGTTCGTGACCTTGCCTGTAAATTTGACAAGAACTTGACTGCTGCTGCTAAGTTGGCTGAAGAG GCAAAGCTTAGAGAGGTGGCTTCTTTGGAAGGACATGTTCTTTTAAAGAAGCTTAGAGATGCCCTGGAATCATTAAGAGGTCGTATGGCCGGGCGTAACAAGGAGGATGTGGAGAAAGCCATATCTATG GTGGAGGCATTAGCGGTTAAACTGACTCAAAATGAAGGAgaattaattcaagaaaaatttgaagTGAAAAAGCTGGCCAACTTTCTTAAACAG GCTTCTGAAGATGCTAAAAAGTTAGTGAACCAAGAAAAATCTTTTGCTTGTGCTGAAATTGAGAGTGCTAGAGCAGTTGTGCAAAGGATTGGAGAAGCCCTagatgaagaagaaagggaTGCTCAAAATTCGAAAAACCAGGCTGCT GATGTGGAGGAACTAGTTGAGGAGGTTCAAGAGGctagaagaataaaattattgcATCAGCCAAGCAAG GTTATGGACATGGAGCATGAGCTTCGTGCACTACGAAATCAAATTCGGGAGAAGTCTATAGTTTCAGTTAAACTTCAAAAAGAG ctGGCAAAGAGCAAGAGAGCTGAGCAGAATAAATCTGCTCCATATGTCCTAGATGGTTCTGAAACTCTAGGTTCATCTCTACAACTCAAGCCTCGTTCGGATGGTTCTCCACCCCTTTCGAAGTGTTCAGTTCAGTGGTACCGCGTATCATCTGAAGGCAGCCAACATGAAGTTATTTCAG GTGCTGATAAAACATTTTATGCTCCGGAACCCTTTGATGTTGGCCGAGTATTGCAAGTGGACATTGTTTCAAATGGCCAGAAAGTCAGTGTAACAACTTCTGGTCCCATTGAACCTG CTGCAGGATTGGCAAGCCATGTAGAGAATCTCTTGAGAAAATCTAGCTTTGAATTTAGC GTGGTTATTTCCCAGATGAATGGGCAAGATCATGCATCACATTCTGTCCATGTGTTTAATGTTGGGAAAATGAGGATAAAGCTTTGCAGAGGGTGGATTACAAAGGCTAGAGAAATTTATTCAATGTCAATGCTG TTATGTGGAGTTAGAACCAACAGCAACACTGCTGCAAAGTCATTGTTTTGGCAACCAAGGAAGGGCCTTTCATTCGTATTAACATTCAACTCAGAGCGAGATAGGAATGCAGCGATAATGCTCGCCAGGAAATACGCTTATGATTGCAATGGG GTCATACTTGCTGGACCAGAAGATCAAGCATAG